The following are from one region of the Poecilia reticulata strain Guanapo linkage group LG7, Guppy_female_1.0+MT, whole genome shotgun sequence genome:
- the arf3a gene encoding ADP-ribosylation factor 3a produces MGNIFGNLLKSLIGKKEMRILMVGLDAAGKTTILYKLKLGEIVTTIPTIGFNVETVEYKNISFTVWDVGGQDKIRPLWRHYFQNTQGLIFVVDSNDRERVNEAREELMRMLAEDELRDAVLLVFANKQDLPNAMNAAEITDKLGLHSLRHRNWYIQATCATSGDGLYEGLDWLANQLKNKK; encoded by the exons ATGGGAAACATCTTTGGGAACTTGCTGAAGAGCCTGATaggcaaaaaagaaatgaggatCCTCATGGTGGGCTTGGACGCCGCCGGGAAGACCACCATCCTTTACAAGCTGAAGCTGGGCGAGATCGTCACCACCATCCCCACAATCG GCTTCAACGTGGAGACAGTGGAATACAAGAACATCAGCTTCACCGTGTGGGATGTGGGTGGCCAGGACAAGATCCGTCCCCTTTGGAGACATTACTTCCAGAACACTCAAG gTCTGATTTTTGTGGTGGACAGCAATGACCGCGAGCGGGTCAACGAAGCCCGCGAGGAGCTGATGAGGATGCTGGCCGAGGACGAGCTGCGGGACGCCGTTCTTCTCGTCTTCGCCAACAAACAG GACCTGCCCAACGCCATGAACGCCGCTGAGATCACGGACAAGCTGGGCCTGCACTCCTTACGCCACCGCAACTGGTACATCCAGGCCACCTGCGCCACCAGCGGGGACGGCCTCTACGAGGGCCTGGACTGGCTGGCCAACCAGCTGAAGAACAAGAAGTGA